From the Streptomyces sp. Tu 2975 genome, one window contains:
- a CDS encoding NlpC/P60 family protein, translated as MASHRRPKQPSRTRVTVLTATAAAAVALTAQTAQADPKPSKSEVKEKVDKLYEEAEKATEKYNGAKEQQEKLDEQIDALQDKVARGQDELNTLRDSLGSVASAQYRTGGIDPSVQLFLSGDPDTYLDKASALDQLGAKQTEAIQEIQAKQRTLAQQRQEAQSKLGDLAETRKTLGEKKKEVQGKLAEARQLLNSLTAAERAALAADESRANRASARVDLGPAVPASQRASAAFAAAQSQIGKPYVYGASGPNSFDCSGLTSWAFAQAGVSIPRTSQAQANAGSRIYSQSQLKQGDLVIFYGDLHHVGFYAGNGQVLHAPRSGTNVRYESINNMPFQFGVRI; from the coding sequence GTGGCGTCCCACCGTCGTCCCAAGCAGCCGAGCCGCACCCGCGTGACCGTGCTCACCGCGACCGCCGCAGCGGCCGTCGCCCTGACCGCCCAGACCGCCCAGGCCGACCCGAAGCCGAGCAAGAGCGAGGTCAAGGAGAAGGTCGACAAGCTCTACGAAGAGGCGGAGAAGGCCACCGAGAAGTACAACGGGGCCAAGGAGCAGCAGGAGAAGCTCGACGAGCAGATCGACGCGCTGCAGGACAAGGTCGCCCGCGGGCAGGACGAGCTCAACACCCTGAGGGACAGCCTGGGTTCGGTGGCGAGCGCCCAGTACCGCACCGGTGGCATCGACCCCTCCGTGCAGCTCTTCCTCTCCGGCGACCCGGACACCTACCTCGACAAGGCCTCCGCGCTGGACCAGCTCGGCGCCAAGCAGACCGAGGCGATCCAGGAGATCCAGGCCAAGCAGCGCACCCTCGCGCAGCAGCGCCAGGAGGCCCAGAGCAAGCTCGGCGACCTCGCCGAGACCCGCAAGACGCTCGGCGAGAAGAAGAAGGAGGTTCAGGGCAAGCTCGCGGAAGCGCGGCAGCTGCTGAACTCCCTCACCGCCGCCGAGCGCGCCGCGCTCGCCGCCGACGAGAGCCGCGCGAACCGCGCCAGCGCCCGTGTCGACCTCGGGCCGGCCGTGCCCGCCTCGCAGCGCGCGTCCGCCGCGTTCGCCGCCGCGCAGTCCCAGATAGGGAAGCCGTACGTCTACGGCGCGTCCGGCCCGAACTCCTTCGACTGCTCGGGCCTCACCTCCTGGGCGTTCGCGCAGGCGGGCGTCTCCATCCCGCGCACCTCGCAGGCGCAGGCCAACGCCGGCTCCCGCATCTACTCGCAGAGCCAGCTCAAGCAGGGCGACCTGGTCATCTTCTACGGCGACCTGCACCACGTCGGCTTCTACGCGGGCAACGGCCAGGTGCTGCACGCCCCGCGAAGCGGCACCAACGTGCGCTACGAGTCGATCAACAACATGCCTTTCCAGTTCGGCGTGCGTATCTGA